In the genome of Bradyrhizobium sp. CIAT3101, one region contains:
- a CDS encoding MupA/Atu3671 family FMN-dependent luciferase-like monooxygenase — protein sequence MIQESYPLSPLQQGMLFHYLEARTQGVDVEQLEMRFNEPIDTKSLSDAWAVVANRHPTLRTRFRWEGLEIPLQEVVDEVAVPFETRDLAGMTHGQQDEALKIFLAADRSRAFALDVAPLWRVTVLHFGADCHSLIFTYSHAILDSCYAFVVKEVLEVYAAMACGAEPLFEQRPAYREHIAWLRRHLATNAPAAEAYWRNILTGFRTPTNLEALRIAASDARPAAGHATLKFALSPADTGKLHDLSARTSLRTSVLVEAAWSLVLSAFSAQEDVVYGLTRAGRRSSIEGADRVIGLFINTVPIRVKLPSELPVLELCRQLGEQHVELRQFEHTPLVDILRVSEVPRGQSLFDSIVVFNSQTDDARLKSFGQEWQRRDFTLHDQTNFPFNVMAYDGPQLTFKLSYDANCFALAAVERIADLLQAILIAIADRPKANLGDLPRLPSQDTGSIFQIWNNTERPLSGPHCVHEAFEAQVDRTPDKVALVDGSRSLTYRELDRRANHVAQALIADGAKPDQMVGIYVERSAEMMIGLLGILKAGAAYVPMDPSYPDERIALMLEDSRAGVVVTTTNLATALPRHTPIVCVDAEDGEADRPHVALSGESLAYVIFTSGSTGRPKGVMLEHRNVANFFEAMDQALGTEPGVWLATTSISFDISVLELFWTLARGFRVIIQHEPERLARGAASKALSARPIDFSLFYFAADAAEVSGDKYRLLLEGAKYADEHGFSAVWTPERHFHPFGGLYPNAALTSAAVAAVTRRIGIRAGSVVLPLHNPIRVAEEWSVVDNLSNGRVGLSFASGWHARDFVLQPENYTNRRELMASGIETVKALWRGEAVKTVGGDGQPVEVKTFPLPVQREPKMWVTASSHPDTFALAGRLGANVLTNLLVMKSEELVANIAVYRKARIDAGYDGAGVVTLMLHTFVGPDAETVRSKVRGPFLEYLKTSTDLISKMRWELTAFAKGDDRQASAVQQMNLAELDVEELNVIMEHAFERYFNTAGLFGSPSSCLATIDKLKQFGVDEIACLIDFGVSADDVLASLPHLDELRRLANLPFTQILTEPDQDIASQIRRHGVSHLQATPSLASMLVSDDASLDALSSLRMLLLGGEPLPQTLVERLRQRYQGAILNMYGPTETCIWSTVSPVERAGDTITIGRPVANTRVYVVDRALRSLPVGVPGEIVIGGAGLARGYLEQPQLTKERFVPDPFSDSEARLYRTGDLGQWLPDGTLAHLGRLDHQVKIRGHRIEPGEIEAALNRHPSVQQSVVVAKPDATGVQQLVAYIVAPTKSNAPTIGHWGTIWDETYQNDGNSETAGWRSSYTGDLIPEAQMSEWIACTTERILQLRPRRVLEVGCGTGMILFRVAPNCELYHGIDLSAAALARVKAEAERRGLVGVVLEQRAADTLAAVEGDSFDTIVINSVAQYFPSVAYLMDVLAVALKKLIPGGSIFVGDVRHRALLEVMLCEIELQKATSEVSAGELRARLRKRLEEEPELVLDPHLFLSLRQRLPDIEDVRVELKCGREPSEMTRFRYDVVISKRGGMPRRPMAVDTEKATEPCGLENLRTMVRSRMTPLRIIGIPNARVAGALSALLELQTRFPSDRLGEFTVVPSSGVDPEDVRGLDANYDVAIEWSAAGPGYFDAIFRPSQVTGAVEAAADVAVTDEAPAMADLSAYANNPVLRLESGTNFLAVLRQHLRGTLPEYMIPSAFLLLEALPLTPNGKLDRQALPESGGLRHETTTPFIPPATDVECKLAAIFQELLGVIEIGVDDNFFEMGANSLMMVRVVERVRAELGLKMSVVSVFQYPTLGSLAASIARSGSDAGHVAGPPEQSRGQLRRDMMQRRRETRGSSRAIQT from the coding sequence ATGATTCAGGAAAGCTATCCTCTTTCGCCGCTCCAGCAAGGCATGCTGTTCCATTATCTCGAGGCGCGTACCCAAGGCGTGGATGTCGAGCAGCTTGAGATGCGGTTCAACGAGCCGATCGACACCAAATCCCTTTCCGATGCGTGGGCTGTGGTCGCGAACCGGCACCCCACTTTGCGCACCCGGTTTCGATGGGAAGGCCTGGAAATTCCGCTACAGGAGGTTGTGGACGAGGTCGCGGTGCCGTTCGAGACGCGGGACTTGGCGGGGATGACGCACGGGCAACAGGATGAGGCATTGAAGATATTCCTGGCCGCGGATAGATCTCGTGCCTTCGCCCTCGACGTGGCGCCGCTCTGGCGCGTGACGGTGCTGCATTTCGGCGCGGATTGCCACAGCCTCATTTTCACATATTCGCACGCCATTTTGGACTCCTGCTACGCCTTCGTCGTGAAGGAAGTGCTCGAAGTTTATGCAGCTATGGCATGCGGTGCGGAGCCGCTGTTCGAGCAGCGTCCGGCCTATCGCGAACACATCGCTTGGCTCCGACGGCACTTGGCAACGAATGCTCCCGCAGCCGAGGCATACTGGCGCAATATCCTGACCGGCTTCCGGACTCCAACCAATCTCGAGGCGTTGCGGATCGCCGCTTCGGATGCACGTCCCGCCGCAGGTCACGCCACTCTAAAATTTGCGTTATCTCCAGCCGACACGGGCAAGCTACATGATCTCTCCGCGCGAACCTCATTGCGCACGTCCGTCCTTGTGGAGGCGGCCTGGTCGCTGGTGCTTTCGGCGTTTTCCGCCCAGGAGGATGTCGTCTATGGACTGACTAGGGCCGGCAGGCGGTCGTCGATCGAAGGCGCAGATCGCGTTATCGGGCTGTTCATCAATACCGTGCCGATTCGGGTCAAATTACCCTCCGAATTGCCAGTGCTGGAATTGTGCCGCCAACTGGGCGAACAGCACGTGGAGTTGCGCCAGTTCGAACACACGCCGCTCGTCGACATCCTTCGCGTCAGCGAGGTGCCTCGCGGACAGTCGCTTTTTGACTCTATCGTCGTTTTCAATTCGCAAACCGATGATGCGCGACTGAAGTCTTTCGGTCAGGAATGGCAGCGTCGCGACTTCACGCTACACGACCAGACCAATTTCCCGTTCAATGTGATGGCCTATGACGGTCCTCAATTGACTTTCAAATTGTCATACGACGCGAACTGTTTTGCGCTGGCCGCCGTTGAGCGCATCGCCGATTTGTTGCAAGCGATCCTAATCGCGATTGCCGACCGGCCAAAGGCCAATCTCGGCGATCTGCCTCGGCTGCCTTCGCAGGACACCGGTTCGATATTTCAGATCTGGAACAACACTGAGAGACCGCTATCGGGACCGCACTGCGTGCATGAGGCCTTTGAAGCGCAGGTCGACCGTACACCTGATAAGGTGGCGCTGGTCGACGGCTCCCGTTCGCTCACCTACCGCGAACTTGATCGGCGCGCAAACCATGTCGCCCAAGCACTGATCGCTGACGGTGCGAAACCCGACCAGATGGTCGGAATTTACGTCGAGCGATCGGCCGAAATGATGATCGGTTTGCTCGGTATCCTCAAGGCCGGTGCAGCCTATGTGCCGATGGATCCTTCATACCCCGATGAGCGGATCGCGCTCATGCTCGAGGACTCCCGCGCTGGCGTGGTGGTTACCACGACCAATTTAGCTACCGCGCTGCCCCGGCACACACCGATTGTGTGCGTTGACGCGGAGGACGGCGAAGCGGATCGACCGCACGTGGCTCTTTCAGGTGAAAGCCTTGCCTATGTCATTTTCACGTCCGGCTCCACCGGTCGTCCGAAGGGGGTGATGCTCGAGCATCGAAACGTCGCCAACTTCTTCGAGGCCATGGATCAGGCATTGGGGACGGAGCCAGGCGTCTGGCTCGCGACCACCAGCATCTCGTTCGACATTTCTGTATTGGAATTGTTCTGGACGCTGGCGCGAGGTTTTAGGGTGATCATCCAGCATGAGCCCGAGCGGCTGGCGCGCGGAGCGGCGAGCAAAGCATTGAGCGCTAGACCGATCGATTTCAGCCTGTTCTACTTCGCCGCTGATGCGGCCGAAGTTAGCGGCGACAAATACCGCCTGTTGCTCGAAGGCGCGAAGTACGCTGATGAGCACGGCTTCTCTGCCGTATGGACGCCGGAGCGCCACTTCCATCCCTTCGGTGGCCTGTATCCGAATGCAGCGCTGACTAGCGCGGCAGTCGCAGCTGTCACCCGGCGCATAGGCATCCGGGCCGGCAGCGTGGTGCTGCCGCTGCACAACCCCATCCGCGTCGCGGAGGAATGGTCGGTCGTCGACAACCTGTCCAATGGCCGCGTCGGACTAAGCTTTGCATCCGGTTGGCACGCTCGTGACTTCGTGCTGCAGCCGGAGAACTACACGAACCGCCGCGAACTCATGGCCAGTGGCATCGAGACAGTGAAGGCGCTCTGGCGCGGCGAGGCGGTTAAGACCGTCGGCGGGGATGGCCAGCCGGTCGAAGTGAAGACTTTCCCGCTTCCGGTGCAGCGCGAACCTAAAATGTGGGTGACCGCGAGCTCACATCCCGACACGTTCGCGCTGGCCGGTCGGCTAGGCGCCAATGTGCTGACGAATCTGCTGGTGATGAAGTCAGAGGAGCTTGTCGCGAACATTGCAGTCTATCGCAAGGCTCGGATCGACGCGGGGTACGACGGGGCAGGAGTCGTTACGCTCATGCTGCACACATTTGTAGGCCCTGATGCGGAAACGGTCCGCAGCAAGGTGCGAGGCCCGTTCCTGGAATACCTCAAGACATCGACCGACCTCATCTCCAAAATGCGATGGGAGTTAACCGCATTCGCCAAGGGCGACGATCGGCAAGCATCCGCTGTGCAACAAATGAACCTCGCGGAGCTAGACGTCGAGGAACTCAACGTCATTATGGAGCACGCGTTCGAGCGATACTTCAACACCGCGGGCCTTTTTGGGTCGCCGAGCTCGTGCTTGGCGACGATCGATAAGCTGAAGCAGTTTGGCGTCGACGAGATCGCCTGCTTGATCGATTTCGGCGTTTCGGCCGACGATGTGCTGGCCAGCCTTCCCCATCTGGATGAATTGCGTCGCCTCGCCAATCTGCCTTTCACACAGATCCTAACAGAGCCCGATCAGGATATTGCCTCGCAGATTCGTCGTCATGGCGTTTCTCACCTCCAGGCCACACCGTCGCTGGCGAGCATGCTGGTGTCCGACGATGCTTCGCTCGATGCGCTGAGCTCGTTGCGCATGCTTCTCCTGGGTGGCGAGCCATTGCCGCAGACACTGGTCGAGCGGTTGAGGCAGCGCTATCAGGGCGCAATACTCAATATGTACGGCCCGACGGAGACGTGTATATGGTCAACGGTCAGTCCGGTGGAGAGGGCAGGCGACACCATCACGATCGGAAGACCAGTTGCGAATACCAGAGTGTATGTCGTCGATCGTGCGCTCCGATCGTTGCCCGTCGGCGTACCAGGCGAGATCGTGATTGGCGGCGCCGGTTTGGCCCGAGGCTACCTGGAACAACCGCAGCTAACCAAAGAGCGCTTCGTACCTGATCCTTTCAGCGATTCTGAGGCTCGTCTGTATCGAACTGGCGATCTTGGGCAGTGGTTGCCCGATGGCACGCTTGCGCACCTCGGACGTCTCGACCATCAGGTTAAGATCCGTGGTCACCGGATCGAACCGGGCGAGATCGAGGCAGCATTGAACCGTCATCCGTCAGTGCAACAGAGTGTGGTTGTGGCCAAACCAGATGCGACTGGCGTGCAGCAGCTCGTCGCTTACATCGTCGCGCCCACCAAGAGCAATGCTCCAACAATTGGTCACTGGGGAACCATCTGGGATGAGACCTATCAGAATGATGGTAACTCCGAGACTGCGGGGTGGAGGAGTAGTTATACCGGCGATTTAATTCCCGAAGCGCAAATGAGCGAATGGATCGCGTGCACAACCGAGAGAATACTGCAACTGCGGCCCCGCCGGGTACTTGAGGTCGGCTGTGGGACGGGCATGATCCTCTTCCGCGTGGCGCCGAACTGCGAACTTTATCACGGCATCGATCTGTCTGCTGCAGCCTTGGCACGAGTAAAGGCCGAAGCTGAGCGGCGCGGTCTGGTCGGTGTGGTATTGGAGCAGAGGGCCGCCGATACGCTGGCTGCCGTCGAGGGCGACTCCTTCGACACGATCGTCATCAACTCGGTCGCCCAGTACTTCCCGAGTGTGGCATATCTCATGGACGTGCTGGCGGTCGCGCTGAAAAAGTTGATTCCAGGTGGCTCGATCTTCGTTGGCGACGTGCGCCACCGCGCGCTGCTGGAGGTGATGCTCTGCGAGATCGAATTGCAGAAGGCGACCTCCGAGGTTTCGGCAGGCGAACTTCGGGCCCGCCTGCGCAAGCGGCTCGAAGAGGAGCCGGAACTAGTGTTGGATCCCCACCTATTCTTGTCGCTTCGACAGCGACTTCCTGACATCGAGGACGTGCGGGTCGAACTCAAGTGCGGCCGCGAGCCGAGCGAGATGACTCGCTTCCGCTATGATGTGGTGATCAGCAAGCGCGGCGGGATGCCCCGACGGCCGATGGCCGTGGACACCGAGAAGGCGACCGAGCCGTGTGGGCTAGAAAACTTGAGGACGATGGTGCGCTCCAGGATGACGCCGCTCCGCATTATCGGCATCCCCAACGCACGAGTCGCGGGGGCGCTCTCCGCGTTGCTCGAGTTGCAGACACGCTTTCCTTCCGATCGGCTGGGCGAGTTCACTGTAGTCCCGTCGTCGGGAGTTGATCCCGAGGACGTGCGTGGTCTCGACGCAAATTATGACGTGGCGATCGAGTGGTCTGCCGCTGGACCGGGATATTTCGATGCCATCTTCAGACCTTCACAGGTGACAGGGGCGGTCGAGGCGGCTGCGGACGTTGCGGTGACGGACGAGGCTCCCGCCATGGCTGACTTGTCCGCTTACGCCAATAATCCCGTGCTCCGGCTCGAATCAGGAACCAATTTCCTGGCCGTGCTGCGGCAGCATTTGCGAG